A portion of the Thermotoga sp. SG1 genome contains these proteins:
- a CDS encoding TrkA family potassium uptake protein, with protein MIIIGGETTAYYLARSMTSRRYGVVLINKDRELCEEFAKKLKATVIHGDGSQKEVLRDAEPSKNDVVVILTPRDEVNLFIAQLAMKEFGVRRVVSLVNDPGNIEIFKRMGITTVLNLTTLITNTVEALIFPEEFSSIVPLEQGIEFLNVTVDEENPVTGKKLKDLNLPRDCIVAAIVRGGVLVVPRGDTEILPGDKLYVIANRETKEKVEEVLLGR; from the coding sequence ATCCCGAAGGTACGGTGTGGTGTTGATAAACAAGGACAGAGAACTCTGTGAAGAGTTCGCTAAAAAGTTGAAGGCAACGGTGATACACGGAGACGGAAGTCAGAAAGAGGTGCTCAGAGATGCAGAGCCTTCGAAAAACGATGTGGTGGTGATCCTCACTCCCAGAGATGAGGTGAACCTCTTCATAGCCCAGCTGGCGATGAAAGAGTTCGGAGTAAGGCGTGTGGTGAGTCTGGTGAACGATCCCGGAAATATAGAGATTTTCAAAAGAATGGGTATTACAACCGTTCTGAACCTCACCACGCTGATAACAAACACTGTGGAGGCCTTGATCTTTCCTGAAGAGTTTTCCAGCATTGTTCCACTGGAGCAGGGAATAGAGTTTCTGAACGTGACCGTGGATGAAGAAAACCCGGTGACCGGTAAAAAGTTGAAAGACCTGAATCTGCCCAGGGACTGCATTGTGGCAGCCATCGTTCGAGGGGGAGTTCTTGTTGTCCCCAGAGGAGATACGGAAATACTTCCCGGTGATAAACTGTACGTGATAGCGAACAGAGAAACCAAAGAAAAAGTGGAAGAAGTTCTGCTTGGAAGGTGA
- a CDS encoding TrkH family potassium uptake protein translates to MEDILTSTKHRLKVVFWYVGQLLVWFPVILLSPAIFVFFYPDEWYYITSFLVPSIASFILGMLLKKTSRLKETHVVGYQEGAVIVVTTWVAAVILSAIPFVVAGFLDFYQALFEATSGWTTTGLTMFPDVESLPHIFLAWRSIMQFIGGAGFAVIMLATLIGPLGASLYGSEGRVDNILPNVTQSTKVIMVIYVTYAAAGMLALHFAGMPWFDAFNHSLTALATGGFSVRNTSIGYYNSVPIEVITIVLMILGGTGFGIHYTLWKGNLKAFLKNGEPWLMGSTVVITSLFLLPQAKKVFQEKALRYVVFQVVSAITGTGFSNTDLSPWVGLFPIGIFLLTVIMMLGGMMDSTAGGLKQFRVFVMLKMIYQSIRGFIGPRRRVEKIIVWKGESRRTIDNGIIKDMFVFFGIYALTYLIGALILMSYGYDPLVSMFEFSSAMNGVGLSVGLTRPELPRGVLWTMIVGMFLGRLEFLVVFYAIARIIRDVKILFEECGGENS, encoded by the coding sequence TTGGAAGACATCCTGACGAGCACGAAGCACAGGTTGAAGGTGGTCTTCTGGTACGTGGGCCAGCTTCTCGTGTGGTTTCCGGTTATTTTGCTTTCACCGGCGATCTTCGTGTTCTTTTATCCCGACGAATGGTACTACATAACCTCGTTTCTTGTACCTTCTATCGCTTCTTTTATCCTGGGAATGCTTCTCAAAAAGACCTCCAGGCTGAAAGAAACGCACGTGGTAGGATACCAAGAGGGAGCCGTCATCGTCGTCACAACGTGGGTGGCCGCGGTGATTCTCTCAGCTATACCCTTTGTTGTAGCGGGTTTTCTGGACTTTTATCAGGCGCTTTTTGAGGCAACGAGTGGCTGGACAACAACCGGACTCACCATGTTCCCGGATGTTGAAAGTCTTCCACACATTTTCCTTGCCTGGAGAAGCATCATGCAGTTCATCGGAGGGGCGGGATTTGCGGTCATCATGCTCGCCACCCTCATAGGCCCTCTGGGGGCTTCCCTCTATGGTTCAGAGGGTAGAGTTGACAACATTCTTCCCAACGTGACACAGTCCACCAAGGTGATAATGGTCATATACGTGACCTACGCTGCAGCCGGTATGCTGGCACTTCATTTTGCGGGCATGCCGTGGTTTGACGCCTTCAATCACTCGCTCACCGCCCTCGCAACGGGGGGATTTTCTGTGAGAAACACCAGCATAGGCTACTACAACAGCGTACCGATAGAGGTGATAACAATCGTTCTGATGATCCTTGGAGGAACGGGTTTTGGAATACACTACACCCTCTGGAAGGGAAACCTCAAGGCCTTTCTGAAAAACGGTGAACCCTGGCTCATGGGTTCCACCGTTGTCATCACGTCACTGTTTCTGCTTCCCCAAGCAAAGAAGGTGTTTCAAGAAAAAGCGTTGAGATATGTTGTGTTTCAGGTGGTGTCTGCTATAACGGGTACTGGGTTTTCGAACACCGACCTTTCACCGTGGGTGGGTCTGTTTCCCATCGGGATCTTTCTGCTCACGGTCATCATGATGCTCGGAGGCATGATGGATTCAACAGCAGGTGGATTGAAACAGTTCAGGGTGTTCGTGATGTTGAAAATGATATACCAGTCAATACGGGGATTCATTGGTCCAAGGAGACGGGTGGAAAAGATCATCGTCTGGAAAGGGGAATCTCGAAGAACGATCGACAACGGCATCATCAAAGACATGTTCGTTTTCTTCGGGATTTACGCCCTGACCTACCTGATCGGTGCTCTGATTCTCATGAGTTATGGGTACGATCCTCTTGTTTCTATGTTCGAATTTTCTTCCGCTATGAACGGAGTGGGACTTTCGGTGGGGCTCACAAGGCCAGAGCTTCCCAGAGGCGTACTTTGGACCATGATCGTGGGAATGTTCCTTGGCAGGCTGGAATTTCTGGTGGTCTTCTACGCGATAGCGAGGATCATAAGAGATGTGAAGATCCTCTTTGAGGAGTGTGGAGGTGAGAACAGTTGA
- the hisS gene encoding histidine--tRNA ligase: MKYRRIKGTNDVFGEEIWYWRFVEETFREVCESFGMEEIRTPIFEQTELFVRSVGEESDIVQKEMYTFEDKGGRSITLRPEGTAPIVRAFLENSFVNRGFQQRYYYIGPMFRYEKPQSGRLRQFHQVGFEIFGSESPGADLETILAVDSFLKRLGLTKYTIHLNSIGCPECRKNYREALREYYGKHLNDLCDDCKRRYETNILRLLDCKIDHELALNAPKSTDYLCEPCREHYEKLKDYLNEFEIKYVEDHTLVRGLDYYTRTVFEVRHEGLGAQNAIAGGGRYDGLFSDLGGGTVPALGFAGGIERIVLALKAEGIEVPRKNVHYLYVATVGEDAFKEGMKLAMELRKKKKGLNVDVDIMNRKLSGQLKHADRLGAKYVVIVGDEELKKGVVVLRNLETGDQVEIDKEFAIEYIFEKASKE; this comes from the coding sequence TTGAAATACAGGAGAATAAAAGGAACAAACGATGTCTTTGGAGAGGAAATATGGTACTGGAGGTTCGTGGAGGAGACCTTCAGAGAAGTCTGTGAAAGTTTCGGGATGGAGGAAATCAGAACCCCCATCTTTGAGCAGACGGAGCTCTTCGTGAGAAGCGTTGGAGAAGAGTCGGACATCGTTCAAAAAGAAATGTACACCTTCGAAGACAAGGGTGGCAGAAGCATCACACTGAGACCGGAAGGAACAGCCCCCATCGTGAGGGCCTTTCTTGAGAACTCTTTTGTAAACAGGGGTTTCCAGCAGAGGTACTACTACATAGGTCCGATGTTTCGCTACGAGAAACCTCAATCCGGCAGGTTGAGGCAGTTCCACCAGGTGGGGTTCGAGATCTTCGGATCTGAGTCTCCCGGAGCAGACCTCGAAACGATCCTGGCGGTCGACAGTTTTCTGAAGAGACTCGGTCTCACAAAGTACACCATTCATCTGAACTCCATAGGGTGTCCAGAGTGCAGGAAAAATTACCGTGAAGCTCTGAGAGAATACTACGGAAAGCATCTGAACGATCTCTGTGACGATTGCAAAAGGCGCTACGAGACGAACATCTTGAGGTTGCTCGATTGCAAAATAGATCACGAACTTGCTCTGAACGCACCGAAGAGTACCGACTACCTCTGCGAACCATGCAGAGAACATTACGAAAAACTGAAAGACTATCTGAACGAATTCGAAATAAAGTACGTGGAAGATCACACGCTCGTGAGAGGACTGGACTACTACACAAGAACTGTTTTTGAAGTAAGGCACGAGGGACTCGGTGCACAGAACGCCATAGCCGGCGGTGGCAGGTACGATGGATTGTTCTCCGATCTCGGTGGTGGCACCGTTCCTGCGCTGGGTTTTGCTGGAGGAATAGAGAGGATCGTTCTCGCCTTGAAGGCGGAAGGAATAGAGGTTCCCAGGAAAAACGTTCACTACCTCTACGTTGCAACCGTGGGTGAGGACGCCTTCAAAGAAGGTATGAAACTCGCCATGGAGTTGAGAAAGAAAAAGAAAGGGTTGAACGTGGATGTGGATATCATGAACAGGAAGTTGTCGGGGCAATTGAAGCACGCAGACCGACTCGGTGCAAAGTACGTGGTCATAGTTGGAGATGAAGAGTTGAAGAAAGGTGTGGTCGTACTCCGGAACCTTGAAACGGGAGACCAGGTGGAGATAGATAAGGAATTCGCCATCGAATACATCTTCGAAAAGGCTTCAAAAGAATGA
- the argS gene encoding arginine--tRNA ligase has product MVSERVERVVSKQYGTTVDFEIEVPPRKEFGDLSTNVAMKLAKHLKKNPWEIAQEIAGLLSEDSMFDRIEVMGPGFINFFLSNKILQEVVKTILEQGEEYGRENVGKGLKVQFEYGSANPTGPFTVGHGRQIVIGDVLSEVFKELGYDVTREMYINDAGKQIKLLAQSLWVRYNELLGVKMEIPEGGYRGEYLVDIAKELVNEIGDRYKNVWNEEVEEFFKNAALDRILSSMKNTLERMGSSFDVYYSEKSLIEDGTVEEVLRILKEKDLVYEKDGALWLKVSKFVEEDDKVLVRSDGTYTYFMTDIAYHYKKYRRGFKRVYDIWGSDHHGHIPRMKAAMKALDIPDDFFNVILHQFVTLKRGGEIVRMSTRAGEFITLDELLDEVGKDAARYFFAMVDPNNHMVFDIDLAKAKTMDNPVYYVQYAHARISNLFLNAEKKGVEFERGKDLELLGNEEERVLMRNLGMFSSALKEVAKMFSPNRLTNYLQILSESFHVFYTKHVIVDPENRALSNARLNLALATKIVLKKGLKLLGVSAPERM; this is encoded by the coding sequence ATGGTCAGCGAAAGGGTTGAAAGGGTTGTTTCCAAGCAGTACGGCACGACCGTGGACTTCGAAATCGAGGTGCCCCCCAGGAAGGAGTTTGGAGACCTTTCCACCAACGTTGCCATGAAACTGGCAAAACACCTGAAGAAGAATCCATGGGAGATCGCACAGGAGATCGCCGGCTTGCTCAGTGAGGACAGTATGTTCGACAGAATAGAGGTTATGGGACCTGGCTTTATAAACTTCTTTCTCTCGAACAAAATTCTTCAGGAAGTTGTGAAAACGATCCTTGAGCAGGGAGAAGAGTACGGAAGAGAGAACGTGGGAAAGGGATTGAAGGTACAGTTCGAATATGGGAGCGCAAATCCCACGGGTCCCTTTACGGTGGGGCATGGAAGGCAGATCGTGATCGGAGATGTGCTCTCGGAGGTTTTCAAAGAACTCGGCTACGACGTTACGAGGGAGATGTACATAAACGATGCGGGAAAACAAATAAAACTCCTTGCACAGTCACTCTGGGTAAGGTACAACGAACTTCTTGGGGTGAAGATGGAAATACCAGAGGGTGGTTATCGCGGTGAGTACCTTGTGGATATAGCGAAAGAGCTGGTAAATGAAATAGGAGACAGATACAAAAACGTGTGGAACGAAGAGGTGGAAGAGTTCTTCAAAAACGCCGCACTCGATCGGATCCTTTCTTCCATGAAGAACACACTGGAGAGGATGGGATCGTCGTTCGATGTCTATTATTCCGAGAAGAGTCTCATAGAGGATGGCACCGTCGAGGAGGTTCTGAGGATACTGAAGGAGAAGGATCTGGTTTACGAAAAAGACGGTGCTCTGTGGCTCAAGGTGTCGAAGTTTGTAGAAGAAGATGACAAGGTGCTTGTGAGGAGTGATGGAACTTACACGTACTTCATGACCGACATCGCCTATCATTACAAAAAGTACAGGAGGGGCTTTAAGAGGGTCTACGACATCTGGGGAAGTGACCATCACGGACACATCCCGCGAATGAAGGCGGCGATGAAAGCACTCGACATACCGGATGATTTCTTCAACGTCATTCTCCATCAGTTCGTCACACTGAAGCGCGGTGGAGAAATCGTCCGCATGTCCACAAGAGCGGGAGAGTTCATCACTCTGGACGAACTTCTGGATGAAGTGGGAAAAGACGCAGCGCGTTACTTCTTCGCCATGGTGGACCCGAACAACCACATGGTTTTCGACATAGATCTTGCCAAAGCAAAGACCATGGACAATCCCGTTTATTACGTTCAGTACGCACACGCGAGAATATCGAATCTTTTCCTGAACGCAGAGAAAAAAGGTGTTGAGTTCGAACGGGGCAAAGATCTTGAACTTCTTGGAAACGAGGAAGAGAGGGTTCTGATGAGAAACCTCGGCATGTTCAGCAGCGCCTTGAAAGAAGTGGCAAAGATGTTTTCCCCCAACAGACTCACCAACTACCTTCAGATTCTTTCGGAATCTTTCCACGTGTTCTACACAAAGCACGTGATCGTCGATCCTGAAAACAGAGCGCTCTCGAACGCCAGGTTGAATCTTGCTCTTGCAACCAAGATCGTACTGAAAAAGGGCCTGAAACTCCTTGGAGTCTCAGCACCAGAAAGGATGTGA
- the rlmD gene encoding 23S rRNA (uracil(1939)-C(5))-methyltransferase RlmD has protein sequence MLEHVRIDKMVNGGYGLARLQNGKIVLVEGAYPGEEALIKTFREKKDFAFAKVVSLIKESEDRVKPPCRHFGRCGGCHWMDIRYEKQLLYKKEIVEDLFERMKLDVEVEDVEPSDLVFHYRTKMEFHLQERRLGLKRRGSDFVIDIRSCEVAPEGTGEILEIVRKAVQVLNIPVYNRLTRKGVLKHVVIRYAFSTDQFMVIFVTKTESFPWGKSLVQAILKDIPKVHSIIHVMNSKDSVVLRGPYRTLYGEGVIVEEFDWEKFQIPPTAFFQSNYSVTSKLIDHVYRELDLQGNEVVLDLYAGIGTFSMRTSYSSAKVVAVESSRVAVKAGKANANVNGRRNIEYVESDVLEFLKSYQGRADKVILDPPRSGAGLNVMKEILRLSPERVVYVSCEPSTLVRDVQFLQNEGYSVVRVKPFDMFPQTYHVETVVTLVKGER, from the coding sequence ATGCTGGAGCACGTCAGAATAGACAAAATGGTCAACGGAGGATACGGACTTGCCCGCCTCCAGAATGGAAAGATCGTCCTTGTGGAAGGAGCATATCCCGGGGAAGAGGCATTGATCAAAACGTTCCGAGAAAAGAAGGACTTTGCGTTCGCAAAGGTAGTGTCCCTGATAAAAGAATCGGAGGATCGAGTTAAACCTCCCTGTAGGCACTTTGGTCGTTGTGGTGGCTGTCACTGGATGGACATCAGATACGAAAAACAGCTCCTTTACAAAAAAGAAATCGTCGAAGATCTCTTCGAAAGAATGAAACTGGACGTTGAAGTGGAGGACGTGGAACCGAGTGATCTTGTGTTTCATTACAGAACGAAAATGGAATTCCATCTTCAAGAAAGAAGGCTCGGTCTGAAACGGCGAGGTTCCGATTTTGTGATAGATATCAGATCCTGTGAGGTTGCTCCGGAAGGGACCGGTGAAATACTGGAGATCGTCAGAAAGGCAGTTCAGGTGCTGAACATACCGGTTTACAATCGTCTGACCAGGAAAGGCGTGCTGAAACACGTTGTCATCAGATACGCTTTCAGCACGGACCAGTTCATGGTCATCTTCGTGACCAAAACGGAGTCCTTCCCATGGGGAAAGAGCCTGGTTCAGGCCATTTTGAAGGATATTCCGAAAGTACACTCGATCATACATGTGATGAATTCGAAAGATTCCGTTGTCCTGAGAGGCCCCTACAGGACCCTCTACGGAGAAGGGGTGATAGTGGAAGAGTTCGACTGGGAAAAATTCCAGATTCCACCCACTGCTTTCTTTCAGAGTAACTATTCGGTTACCTCTAAACTTATAGACCACGTCTACAGGGAACTGGACCTGCAGGGGAACGAAGTGGTGCTCGATCTTTACGCAGGAATTGGAACGTTTTCGATGAGGACATCTTACTCTTCGGCAAAAGTAGTTGCTGTTGAATCAAGCAGAGTAGCTGTGAAGGCGGGAAAAGCCAACGCGAACGTGAACGGTCGAAGGAACATAGAGTACGTGGAAAGCGACGTGCTGGAGTTCCTGAAGTCTTACCAGGGCAGAGCGGACAAAGTGATCCTGGACCCTCCTAGATCAGGAGCGGGGCTGAATGTGATGAAAGAGATCCTGAGGCTTTCTCCTGAAAGAGTTGTCTACGTCTCCTGCGAGCCTTCCACACTGGTAAGGGATGTTCAGTTTCTCCAGAATGAGGGCTACTCCGTTGTACGTGTAAAACCCTTTGACATGTTTCCTCAGACCTACCACGTGGAGACGGTCGTGACACTGGTGAAGGGGGAACGTTGA
- the purB gene encoding adenylosuccinate lyase, which yields MWTEEAKYRRWLEVELAVMKAYEELGTIPKGVTERVKNKARIDVELFKKIEERTNHDVVAFVEGIGTMIGEDSRFFHYGLTSSDVLDTANSLALVEAGKILLDALKRLCDALWNTANRYKYTPTIGRTHGVHAEPTSFGLKVLGWYSEMKRNVLRLERAIEEVSYGKISGAVGNYANVPPEVEERALSYLGLKPEPVSTQVVPRDRHAHYLATLGIIAAGIERIAVEIRHLQKTEVLEVEEPFKEGQRGSSAMPHKKNPIICERLTGLSRMMRTFVGPGLENIALWHERDISHSSVERYIFPDATQTLYYMIVTATKVIKDMKVNEERMKKNLNLTKGLVFSQRVLLKLIEKGLTRKEAYDIVQRNALKTWESEKHFLEHLLEDEDVKRLVTEEELRELFDASYYLRYVDRIFERFEKE from the coding sequence CTGTGGACGGAGGAGGCGAAGTACAGAAGGTGGCTGGAAGTGGAACTGGCGGTGATGAAAGCCTACGAAGAACTGGGAACGATTCCGAAAGGAGTGACGGAAAGGGTAAAAAATAAGGCCAGAATAGATGTGGAACTCTTCAAGAAGATAGAAGAGAGGACTAACCACGATGTCGTGGCTTTTGTTGAAGGAATCGGAACGATGATCGGAGAAGATTCCAGGTTTTTCCACTACGGTCTCACCTCCTCGGATGTTCTCGACACTGCTAACTCTCTGGCGCTCGTCGAAGCTGGAAAGATCCTGCTTGATGCTCTGAAAAGGCTCTGCGACGCACTCTGGAATACGGCGAACAGGTACAAGTACACTCCAACGATTGGTAGAACGCACGGCGTACACGCAGAACCCACTTCCTTCGGACTGAAAGTACTCGGCTGGTATTCAGAGATGAAAAGGAACGTTCTTCGACTGGAAAGGGCGATCGAGGAAGTATCCTACGGAAAAATAAGCGGAGCCGTCGGGAATTATGCGAACGTGCCCCCCGAAGTCGAAGAGAGGGCTCTCTCCTACCTTGGACTCAAGCCAGAGCCCGTTTCGACCCAGGTGGTCCCGCGCGACCGACACGCTCATTATCTTGCCACGCTGGGAATCATCGCGGCCGGAATTGAAAGAATCGCCGTTGAGATAAGACACCTTCAAAAAACGGAAGTACTCGAGGTAGAAGAACCTTTCAAAGAAGGCCAGAGAGGTTCAAGCGCTATGCCCCACAAGAAGAATCCCATCATTTGTGAACGATTGACAGGACTTTCCAGAATGATGCGAACCTTCGTGGGACCTGGCCTGGAGAACATTGCTCTCTGGCATGAAAGGGACATCTCTCACTCCTCGGTTGAAAGATACATCTTCCCGGACGCAACTCAAACGCTTTACTACATGATAGTCACTGCAACGAAAGTGATCAAAGATATGAAGGTGAACGAGGAAAGAATGAAGAAGAACCTGAATCTCACGAAAGGGCTCGTGTTTTCCCAGAGGGTTCTTCTGAAACTCATAGAGAAGGGACTGACGAGAAAGGAAGCGTACGATATCGTTCAGAGAAACGCCCTGAAAACATGGGAATCTGAAAAACACTTCCTCGAACACCTGCTCGAGGACGAAGATGTGAAAAGACTCGTTACCGAGGAGGAACTGAGAGAACTCTTCGATGCATCCTATTATCTGAGGTACGTGGACAGGATCTTCGAACGTTTTGAAAAGGAGTGA
- a CDS encoding adenylosuccinate synthase — MNRVVVGLQWGDEGKGKVVTYLSRYHDIVVRYSGGANAGHTVNYGTFKVVHHLLPSADFTKNVGVAIGNGVLLDPQVFTKELIELKERFPEYSGDIFISENAHVVLPVHKEVDQRVDEVLKIGTTKRGIGPACADRVMRANVRITELYDEKKARTLLEKNLSLKSLYNLTFDVEKILDDLLNFYNVIKDFVVSSIQMKRILEEKSVLFEGTQGVLLDLDVGTYPYVTSMNCSSSGVSAGIGFPVKIDETIGVFKAYTTRVGEGPFPTELFGEEGEALRRAGHEYGSTTGRPRRCGWLDLPLLNYAIEIAGVDTLVMTKADVMNGFDKVKVCVRYKDGKELLSLKDLEKKEPVYETFNGWKSLESKEFDRFVNFIERETGRPIKYISTGEKIEDIVEV; from the coding sequence ATGAACCGCGTTGTTGTGGGACTTCAGTGGGGAGACGAAGGAAAGGGAAAAGTTGTGACGTACCTTTCCAGGTATCACGATATCGTGGTAAGGTACTCAGGTGGAGCAAACGCCGGTCATACGGTGAATTACGGAACGTTCAAAGTGGTCCACCACCTTCTTCCATCCGCAGACTTCACCAAAAATGTAGGAGTGGCCATAGGAAACGGTGTTCTTTTGGACCCTCAGGTGTTTACGAAGGAACTGATCGAGCTGAAGGAAAGGTTTCCTGAATACTCGGGAGATATTTTCATTTCCGAGAACGCACACGTGGTTCTTCCCGTGCACAAGGAAGTGGATCAGAGGGTGGACGAGGTTCTGAAAATAGGTACCACAAAAAGAGGAATCGGTCCTGCGTGCGCTGACCGGGTCATGAGAGCAAATGTGAGGATCACCGAACTCTACGATGAAAAAAAGGCCAGGACCCTTCTTGAGAAAAACCTTTCCCTGAAAAGCCTCTACAACCTCACCTTCGATGTTGAAAAGATACTGGATGACCTTCTGAACTTTTATAACGTCATAAAGGATTTTGTCGTCTCTTCGATCCAGATGAAAAGAATTCTCGAAGAAAAAAGCGTTCTTTTCGAGGGTACTCAAGGGGTCCTTCTTGATCTCGATGTGGGAACGTACCCGTACGTTACGAGTATGAACTGTTCTTCGTCGGGTGTGAGCGCAGGTATAGGGTTCCCGGTGAAGATAGACGAAACGATCGGTGTCTTCAAGGCGTACACAACGAGGGTGGGGGAAGGACCGTTTCCGACAGAGCTTTTTGGAGAAGAGGGGGAAGCGCTGAGAAGGGCCGGACACGAATACGGATCCACCACGGGTCGTCCAAGAAGGTGTGGATGGCTCGATCTTCCACTCCTCAACTACGCAATAGAAATAGCCGGTGTTGACACACTCGTCATGACGAAGGCAGACGTTATGAACGGTTTTGATAAAGTGAAAGTCTGTGTGAGATACAAAGACGGCAAAGAACTGCTTTCTCTCAAAGACCTGGAGAAAAAAGAGCCCGTTTATGAAACCTTCAATGGATGGAAATCACTTGAAAGCAAAGAGTTCGATCGTTTTGTGAACTTCATAGAAAGAGAAACGGGAAGACCGATAAAATACATATCCACGGGCGAAAAAATAGAGGACATCGTGGAGGTGTAA